The Pseudomonas sp. KU26590 genomic sequence GCCGTGGGCAATGCGATCCTTGAACATGCTTTTGGCCGCGAACTCGGCGTCCAGGTGCACCGGGTTGCGGTCGCCGGACATCTCTGCAAACAGCTGGATGTGACGCTCTTCGACGGTTTGGCTGTAGCTGGCAGTCTGACCGACTTCGAGGGCTTCGTACGGCGTGTTGGTGACTTGGGTCATGGGGTGTCCTGTGACATTTAGGAAAGATGAACCACTGACGTCATTCGCTGCGGCGCGGCCTTGACTGTTGCAGCGCCTGTTCTAGCCAGGCGAGCAGGTCACGGGTGACTTCTTCACGATTGATCTCGTGGAAAATCTCGTGACGCGCCTGCGGATAGACCTTCAGCGTAACAAACGGGTGGTCGGTGCCGCTCAGAGCGTCGGCCAGATGCGTGAGACGCTTGCCATCGCTCACCGGATCACATTCGCCCCCGATAATCAGGATCGGCAATCCGGGATCAATCTGCGCCAGGTTCGAACGCTTGCTGATCTGCTGCAGGCCGCCGAGCAGGTCCAGCCACAATTGATTGGTGCAGCGAAAGCCGCACAGCGGGTCGTTGCTGTAGGCGTCGACCTCGGCCGGGTCGCGGTTGAGCCAGTCAAAGCAGGTGCGCACAGGCTTGAAGCGTTTGTTGAAAGAACCGAACGACAGGTGTTCGATCAGCGCGCTGCGCCCGGTCGGGCCTTGCCGCCAGCGCTCCATTCGGGCGACCAGGGCCGCCGAGCGGTAGAACGTGACGGGGTGGTAATTCGAGCCGCTGAGGATCGCGCCCTGCAAACTGGCGCTGTGGTGCAGCAAATAACCCTGGGCAATGTAGCTGCCCATGCTGTGACCCAGCAGGAACACCGGCACCCCCGGATGGCGCACCGCAATCGACGCTTTGAGTGTGGCGAGGTCCCCGACCACTTTGTTCCAGCCGTCCTGATCGGCGTAATGACCCAGGGTGCCATAGGTCGCGGAATGGCCGTGGCCACGCTGATCGGCGGCATACAAGGCGAAACCTGCCCGCATCAATGCCATGCCCAGTCTGTCATAGCGCCCGCCA encodes the following:
- a CDS encoding alpha/beta hydrolase; this encodes MEHEAFWLDAQDHSRLYVHAWRPMGNARAVILLSHGMAEHGGRYDRLGMALMRAGFALYAADQRGHGHSATYGTLGHYADQDGWNKVVGDLATLKASIAVRHPGVPVFLLGHSMGSYIAQGYLLHHSASLQGAILSGSNYHPVTFYRSAALVARMERWRQGPTGRSALIEHLSFGSFNKRFKPVRTCFDWLNRDPAEVDAYSNDPLCGFRCTNQLWLDLLGGLQQISKRSNLAQIDPGLPILIIGGECDPVSDGKRLTHLADALSGTDHPFVTLKVYPQARHEIFHEINREEVTRDLLAWLEQALQQSRPRRSE